A part of Geoalkalibacter sp. genomic DNA contains:
- a CDS encoding glycosyltransferase family 2 protein, whose product MISVIIPCYNAEKYIGEAIDSVLSQSKKVDEIVVVDDCSTDNTVSILRNYPVKVLSTEKNSGHALARNIGIAAVRGDLIAWLDADDVWDPDHCETVIGLLERHPSADVAFSGVRFFGSRSGTWYFSEAEDQPLNMFNYCFERTIVPANSVITRAAAVKKLGGFNKDIRIAPDFDFWLRFSVRSLFVNTKKITVSYRWHDNQISKDPFAQFESLYKSRIKFIEKNGNNVDVGSVNVNVVDLFVRILNKDLISSWYSRDLRKFSYLINISKYMGVYKDIVFKYRLYKNIPKKLIKLYDGYFS is encoded by the coding sequence ATGATTTCGGTTATTATTCCGTGTTATAACGCCGAAAAATATATTGGCGAGGCAATTGATTCTGTGCTTTCACAGTCAAAAAAAGTTGATGAAATTGTTGTAGTCGATGATTGTTCTACAGATAACACAGTAAGTATATTAAGAAATTATCCGGTAAAAGTATTAAGTACTGAAAAAAATAGTGGGCATGCCCTGGCACGTAATATCGGGATAGCCGCTGTTCGTGGCGATTTGATAGCATGGCTTGATGCTGACGATGTTTGGGACCCTGACCATTGTGAGACTGTTATTGGCTTGTTAGAGAGGCACCCATCGGCAGATGTTGCTTTTTCCGGTGTTAGGTTTTTTGGTTCTCGTAGTGGTACATGGTATTTTTCGGAGGCAGAAGACCAGCCCCTTAATATGTTTAACTATTGTTTTGAGAGGACGATTGTCCCGGCAAATAGCGTTATTACCCGGGCTGCTGCCGTTAAAAAACTAGGCGGGTTTAATAAAGATATCAGAATTGCTCCAGATTTTGATTTTTGGTTAAGGTTTTCTGTGCGATCTCTTTTTGTAAATACGAAAAAAATAACCGTTAGTTATAGATGGCATGATAACCAAATAAGCAAAGACCCCTTTGCGCAATTTGAATCGTTATATAAATCAAGAATTAAATTTATTGAAAAGAATGGAAACAATGTTGATGTTGGTTCAGTGAATGTGAATGTTGTTGATTTGTTCGTTAGAATATTGAATAAGGATTTAATCTCAAGTTGGTACTCGAGGGATTTAAGAAAGTTCTCTTACTTAATAAATATTTCTAAATATATGGGTGTTTATAAAGATATAGTTTTTAAATATAGGTTATATAAAAATATACCAAAAAAATTGATTAAACTATATGATGGTTATTTTTCATGA
- a CDS encoding ABC transporter ATP-binding protein, whose protein sequence is MSDIAIKVENLHKLYRLGLKDETKDTLAATLFSWLKAPQKNFKQLRSLGHFDLNSNDPDVLHALNDVSFEVKHGEVLGIIGRNGAGKSTLLKVLSRITEPTAGRVTINGRVASLLEVGTGFHPELSGRENIYMNGTILGMTKKEIDRKFDEIVDFSGVEKFLDTPIKRYSSGMKVRLAFSVAAHLEPEILIIDEVLAVGDAAFQKKCLGKMQDVASHGRTVLFVSHQMEAVLGLCNRCILLAEGQIVASGAPNCVVDKYLQDFMAIINSDISKRSDRKGEGGIRFIDTWLENENGDRVCYVKSGETLKILAEFEIIEKEKAKNLSVSFAINSMKDVKVANLWNLLTGDFFEDIGQKKGVFECYIPKLQLNSGIYKYNLHISSSTVVEDWIIDAGIINVEKSDYYGFGRMPDSERLVLFDHSWKLRESLS, encoded by the coding sequence GCCGCGACCCTGTTTTCCTGGCTTAAGGCGCCGCAGAAGAACTTCAAGCAGTTGCGCAGCCTGGGGCATTTCGATCTGAACAGCAACGATCCCGATGTGCTGCATGCTCTGAACGATGTGTCTTTCGAGGTCAAGCACGGCGAGGTGCTGGGCATCATCGGGCGCAACGGCGCCGGGAAAAGTACCCTGCTCAAGGTGTTGTCGCGCATTACCGAGCCGACCGCCGGGCGCGTGACCATCAATGGGCGCGTGGCCAGTTTGCTGGAGGTGGGCACGGGGTTTCATCCTGAGTTGTCGGGGCGCGAGAATATCTACATGAACGGCACCATTCTTGGGATGACCAAAAAGGAGATTGATCGCAAGTTCGATGAGATTGTGGATTTTTCGGGGGTGGAGAAGTTTCTCGATACGCCGATCAAGCGGTATTCGTCGGGAATGAAGGTGCGGTTGGCGTTTTCGGTGGCGGCGCATTTGGAGCCGGAGATTTTGATTATTGATGAGGTGTTGGCGGTTGGGGATGCTGCGTTTCAAAAAAAATGTTTGGGTAAGATGCAAGATGTCGCCAGTCATGGGCGTACAGTGCTTTTTGTCAGCCATCAAATGGAGGCCGTGCTTGGCCTTTGCAATAGGTGTATTTTATTAGCCGAAGGACAAATAGTGGCAAGTGGGGCGCCAAATTGCGTAGTTGATAAATATTTGCAGGATTTTATGGCAATTATTAATAGCGACATTTCAAAGAGAAGCGATCGAAAGGGCGAAGGTGGCATTAGATTTATTGATACATGGTTAGAAAATGAAAATGGTGACCGTGTTTGCTATGTAAAAAGCGGTGAAACACTTAAGATTCTTGCTGAATTTGAAATTATCGAAAAAGAAAAAGCGAAAAATTTATCTGTATCATTTGCAATTAATAGTATGAAAGATGTGAAGGTTGCAAATTTGTGGAATTTGCTTACAGGGGACTTTTTTGAGGATATAGGCCAAAAAAAAGGTGTTTTTGAATGTTATATTCCTAAATTGCAATTAAATTCAGGGATATATAAATATAATTTGCATATTTCAAGTTCGACAGTTGTCGAAGATTGGATAATAGACGCGGGCATAATAAATGTTGAAAAATCTGACTACTATGGTTTTGGTAGAATGCCAGATTCTGAGAGATTGGTTTTGTTTGATCATTCTTGGAAGTTAAGGGAAAGTTTATCGTAA